gttttttgattgtgtaatcgagattggtaactgaaaaatagaagttacagagtgagagtcgttagcatcgaagaaataataccctaacgactcttacattgcatgctttttctatgaaaaatcATTAACATGTTAGTGTAAAtatgacgacccttgttctgctacttcgaccttttgtgccctagaatagagtcgtcgccatattaggttgaagatgacgactgtagtttgacgaccccaaattagtgcgtaacgactctgggttgaacttgaactgccttctgttggagaaaacgatagagttgtcagtagtatataatccctagactagagtcgttagtaatctataatccctagagtcgtcatctcttttaaagggtcggcagttacttgtttgacgacccaagtttaatatttaacgaccctttaaggaccaaaatcatcctcactgtccaatttttgcaaagagtcgttaccttataaattacagtcgttactttgtaatgaagagtcgttagtttgttagagcatatcattgacgactctttaactgatagagataaagtTGATGTCTTATAAAAAAATTTTCGTGTTTGGAAGTAGTGACAAGAAAACGAAAGACAAGGTTGAAATCATGATAACTCCTCCTTCGAAACCTCCCCGCAACGATAAATACTTACTTGCCTGTCCATTGCGCGGAAGAAGGCCGAGTGAGGTATCATTTTCTATCACCGAACCAAGAGACAAAGGTAATGAGTTGTCTGATTCGTCAGAATCAGACACTCATGTTGTTTCAGCTAACACtagtgctgaagaagaagatgaacaagaagaagagcaagtagaggaggaacatggtgtagaacatgagatacaagaagaagaagaggaacaagaagaagagcaagaagaggaggaagagggtgaagttaatggtagtggtgatgatgaggatgatggtaatgaggaggaacaacataaaggtaataatggcggtgatgataatgatgatgaggaggaagagaatgaaggtaatgatgatgaaaaggatgaaggtggtgatgatggtaaaaccactgttgaggatgaggaagagaatgcaaaggaGAAAAAGCCGGTAAAGAGGGTTAAGAAGGATGGAACAGATATTGCACCCAGTGCGAGACACGTTCCCGCTACTCATTTGATGTTGCCTCCTCTTCGAGGTGTTAAACTTAGAGGAGAACCTAGAGATGGGGggcaaagttctatttggatatcctGGATCGTGGGCTCATTGCATTAGTGAGACAATCGTAAGAATCCCAAATTTTCTTGTTATTTGATTAGTTGgtgttaacttgtttatgtttttttttttaaatacatttttgtttatgttttgtaggatcataaggatgTCGCATGTCTTTTCCGGCACCAATCTTCTTTCAAGAAAATGGAGTTGTGGCCGCTAgaaggtgaatgtgcaagagtTAGAGATTTGGTTCAAAACTCAGGTTTGTACAATGCCGTTCTGAACTCTGTGATTGCGTATGACAAGGTCGCAGTATCTAGTTTCTGTGAAAGGTATCACGCTGAAGTCGACACATTCCAActtccttttggtgagatggcgataactcctgATGACGCAGAACAGATATTAGGGTTGCAGGTCGAAGGCAAATCAACCGGTGAGAAGTTCAAGAAAAGGCCTAGTTGGGAAGACATCTATACATGGACCAAGAACTTGTTTGGCTGGGATTCCGAGAAGACTAATTGTCTTTTCGAGAAGGTACCTAAGTAcccgaagaaagagttcaaacttgTAGATATTATGAACATGTTTTCTGGGacagaaaagaaggaaaaggaaggaGGTCTTTCTGATATGGAATGTCGCTATGCGGCGGCTGGGTatttgttgtatgtccttgcGTCGGTTATATTTCCTGACAGCAAAGGTAACCGGGTGAGCGCCAACCTTCTTCAGCTTTTGGATCCCTGGGAAGATGTGAGCAAGTACTCTTGGGGGACTGCCATAATTGCACACCTGAATGGTCAGCTTTCTCAGGGATCTCGCAAACTAACTTCTCAAATTAATGGGAATTTGGCTCTAATCCAGGTATTTGGATTGAtgaaagttttcttatttttgtacattttaaaaattgaattatttatgtttatttcattggtTGCTATAGGTGTGGATTTATGATCATTTCCCATCACTGATCAAAGATAACGAAGATGTGGAACTCAACCCACAATGGAGCAAAGGTAGTCCAACGGGAACCAAATACTTGTTCACTGGTTCTCAAGATAGGGAACAAACTGATGCGTTGATATAAATGCGTCAAAAACTTGACAAGATCACGGCTAAAGAGGTAGTCTTCAATCCGTACAAGAATAATAGATTTGGCGCAATGGAAGATGTCGTGTATTACCATGGCCCTTTGTTTCACCCTAACGGTTTTTCAATGTACAATCCGATAAGAATCATGCGTCAACTTGGTTTTATTCAATATTCACCCGATGAGGATTATGTACCTCCGTTCAAGCACAAGTTGGAAAAGTGCGAGGCTGACGAAGCGGGTATAAAGGTGGCTTATGAACCTGAAGTTGATGTCAAGCATTGGAATGATAGACACTCTAGGCTTGTAGACATATCATGGTGGGTGCATGCGGATGAAGGTCATGAGGAAACACCGTATTACGTCGAATGATATGAAGGCTTCTCCCATGGTTGGGTGATATGGGTAGATCCGACTCCGGGTAGGAGGACCAACAGAGCAtccacctcttcttcttctcaagtcggcAGTAGAGATGCTACTTCCATTCTGATACTAGTAGTGAGTATTTAATTTTGTAATTGTGttattcatcttcatctcccCAATCACCATAGGCCACCCGTGGTAAAGGACATTCTTCGGAAATCTTCAAACCTATGTAATGGTTATTGTTGACATGTGCCAttacaattcttcttttctttatcgTCGCGTCGCACCGAGTTATTGAGGGTACGTACATACAAGACGCCACGGGGAAGCCTTTGCTGAATACAATTACCACACAAGTGAATGTGTCCGCTAAGAGTTGACTACCAAAAGGCATTTGCATCCAAAACTTATAACCGGCCTTTTTCGACCCCGTCCTCCATTTCACGTTACAAACCAACTCCCTAAACTTCATTTCCCTCTATTTTGGATCTCTTTCCATGAGCATTGTCAAATACAGTTGTTTGTCCTGAACAAGCTTTTCTGCCATTTTTTCCTTGCATATTGGATTTGGGTGAGCTTAAGTTCGTAGGCCTCGTTGAAATGCCCTAATTGTTCCGTTGcaacatggtaaccacaatttccatcgccGTCAACATCGTCGGTGGATATAAGGTGATCCAAGATGACGTGAGGAAGTTGATCGGTGTACTCTTTATACAAAGTATAAGTAACACGATGTGGTCTTCCTTGAGAATCTCTAGGGTGCGCGGATTTCCCTTAATTCCGCTTATGGTCACCATTCCGCTAGTTTGGCTTTTCTGGGTACCGACCACATGCTCTGCAACATCCATGTCTTCCATTCGTTTCACGTCTGTTTCATTTTGGGTCAAATCATCCTTTTTTGGTCGACCTTTTGCCTTGGGGAGGAGAGACTTCTCATACTCTGTATATTCTGTCTGGACATAATCATGACGTGACGGGTCACTTTTGCAACTCTTGGCCTCCTTCACGGTTTctctaaatgatttttttttgttggtctgcccggtggtttttgtttgattggctCTTCTTCTACTCCCAAGCTCTTACGGGCAGCCGACCACAAATTAGAAACCAATATCTGTCTTCCTGCAAAATGCGCTTTTTGATATTTCTCACTGATATACTTGCCAATCTCAAGGTCTCCAAATTGTTCATCAGTGGCTCCTGTGGGATTAGGGGTGAATgaaagttgcttccaaaaaggaTCGATATCTTCAATAGGAATGAGCGACTTGTAACCACCAAGCTTATGTCTACACGGGAGGCCAAGCCACGTCCCAGTTTTACAATTACAGTTCATCACTTTTCCACTTGAAGCTTTCGCTCGAAATCTGTGAAGTTCAGCCATCATATGGTTTATTGCCCACCATGACACTTGGTGCGAAACCCCGCGTAGCAATTGTTTGTCTTCCAGGTATTGCTTCAAAAAACGGTCCTTACTATACTCCATCTGAGTCACTATCTTGATAAGATCATCCTGGGCGTGCTCATGAATAGCTTCTTGTACAGTAACTACCCCACCAGTGTTTTCTCGAAGAATTTTCTTCAAACGTCCATGGGAATGCTCTGCGATACTGGTGGAATCATTTTGATAGTGTTTGTACTTATTGGtccatgcataaacaaacttctCCTTCCAAGGATTAAACCAGGTATCTTGGCAATTGTCGACCACCTTCTTATAATCCGTACTCCAAACATCGATGAACTTTTGCAAATTTGCATAGTACTTTATTTCGGTCTTCGAATGGGCCAAAAGGTCCCAATCTTTGCAGAAATCCTCCCATACATCCCCCTCTTCATCAAATTTTTCCTtggctttctttttctcttctgcTATCTCTTTTATTGAAAGTTTACTAAGACGCTCGTCTTCCTCCTTGGAACGTTGATTACCTTTTGCAGGtttgatcttttggatttgattcttgcaattattaaaaagattcttttggatgtgccacgtacaaagaaaatgttgagCAAGGGGAAAAACTTGACGAACGACACTCATGACTGCAAAATCCCTATCCGTAAATATAAACTGCAGTGTCTCTTCGCCACGGTAAATCAACCTAACTTGTTCCAAAGCCCAAACATAGTCTTCTATTTCTTCCTTTTCCATAAAGCATCATGCCACGATGAATGATTGCTTATCCGAAGTATGACTAGCCACGTTCAACAACGACATGTTATACTTGTTGGTTTTATAGGTGCAATCTAtgaacaagacctggtaaaagcactGTGCCAAATCCATCATCCTAGGATGGgcaagaaaaatatgagtcacTTTGTCGCCCGGACCGACCCTTGTTTGCATGGCATAATTATGTTTTTCTGCcaaccactctgattgttgcataaTTAATCTACCATCTCATTCAGTTCTCTTGATCGTTGCTTTGgaagctgatagacgcatttatgtgtctaatatgtctctattgtatgtattgttagtgctcaattttgtatttattgtgttcttttatgtctttgtaggaatttttagagaaataagcccttgcgacgaaatgggctcaaaaagcagtgttttacaccccggagaaatgtatcgtaggcaccccaaaaatgcaccggaagcatcccagaaatgtcccggaggaacccataaaaattactatttccacccaaaaattactatttccacccaattgctaaagggacacccgtacaggattagtgggaggacacttttcttctcataattcaaatttcatttttggcgggaaaatatattctcccCCTGgcaaattttcaaattgattttcgatggatttgtggagagactaaatggctggaattaattgggtcatatctattgagtataataagattattctgagcgttggaatgagttaaatttggttagaatccgctaactttcaatcgagagttaaacagggaagatacgctcgagttctctgtgagaggaatttttgggaagttttgtggactaaatggggaagatatctgatcttcttaagtgtttatgcaactatggaagtattacagctcatatgcgcaggcagaggggatggagaagatcatatcttgGTTGACAGTGAAgacaatggaaaaaaatattttccgagtaatggagaattatatggagtgaatgagcgagattcgatgggtctgttggctataaataggttgctggggttgagcagagggggtgtcgagagtttggggaagttttggaggctacagaatgaagaactcacgagttgcagagatgccatttttctgctgctgctgctgaccaacaacacgaagaacggacctgcaccagcagtcgtttatcctgggtcgtaggtgtgggtcttagagctatagtaacaatagcacttcttctgtatcgttcattttggacgctttctgtgggtcgcacattcactgctttattatttcatctccattatcatccttgtaaacaccctttgagcaataaataaatattttgagcgtgtttttatcatgatgagctaaacccaacactgggacgacggaggaggtcgaatttcatccatgtggtaatttcattaattcttttatttactttttgcacaaattttaattgaattaagattttaaattaattacttgtgatttcatttaatggtgtatgcttagtcctagggatttttgatattccatgcttaagaaatacaagtaatattttataaaatctatcttggcaataaactagagttaatatttgttttgtttttgaactataatttctagaattaatttctgaaccatttgaagaaaaaaaaacggtcgaatctttagtcccaatactcttgcccatattgttaatattttttgtatatatttttatttttaaatctttacaagtccgagcaacgaacttttactaccactttcaacactATAACAGCAGCGTAGATTGTGGAAAGAATAGACAAGTTTGACTTATCTTCCGCCTTTATTGCATTTAGAATCTTAAGGGGCCTACATCGCTTCGTATGTCGAACCTtttccatttgatgtggtttcaatCGGGCATATGTTGGGTACCTAAAAGAGTAGTAGGTGGAGGATGGTTGTGACGACCATCCGGAATACTATACATCCACCATAGTAGAGTTTCGGGATGCCTTTTGAAAACAATCCTGAAGGGGCATTTTATCTTCTTCGACGAAGTTTTGTAGACCCTCGTCGTCGTCTTCACATACTTGTAGTTCTTCTCTTTGTGACTTTCTTCCTTATCCCCCGCTCTCTCGCATACCATCTCCATTTGCTTACAATCAACGTGTTTGCTTTGAAAAATTACGCACATATTCTCTTTTGCCTTGGAAATAATCCATTCCTTGACCTCAGCCTTTGTTTTC
This is a stretch of genomic DNA from Papaver somniferum cultivar HN1 chromosome 1, ASM357369v1, whole genome shotgun sequence. It encodes these proteins:
- the LOC113309772 gene encoding protein MAINTENANCE OF MERISTEMS-like, coding for MGGKVLFGYPGSWAHCISETIDHKDVACLFRHQSSFKKMELWPLEGECARVRDLVQNSGLYNAVLNSVIAYDKVAVSSFCERYHAEVDTFQLPFGEMAITPDDAEQILGLQVEGKSTGEKFKKRPSWEDIYTWTKNLFGWDSEKTNCLFEKVPKYPKKEFKLVDIMNMFSGTEKKEKEGGLSDMECRYAAAGYLLYVLASVIFPDSKGNRVSANLLQLLDPWEDVSKYSWGTAIIAHLNGQLSQGSRKLTSQINGNLALIQVWIYDHFPSLIKDNEDVELNPQWSKGSPTGTKYLFTGSQDREQTDALI